The DNA sequence CGGCGGCTCGCTCGACGCCACGCTCCAGGACACCTTCCTCGCCATCACCGGCCGCAGCGCCGCCCCGGCCGACGCCGCCCCCGTAGCCGTATAGGACACCGACACCCCATGCTGCTCCACGACACCGCGCTCATCTACGGGCGCTACCTCCGCCAGTCCCTGCGCTCCCGCTTCGCGCTGCTCTTCGGCGTGCTGATGCCACTGCTGTACCTGCTGTTCTTCGGCCCGCTGCTGACCGGTCTGCCGCTCGGCGGGCCGGGCAGCTCCTGGCAGCTGCTGGTCCCGGGACTGCTGCTGCAACTCGGGCTGTTCGGAGCCTCGTTCGCCGGCTTCTCGATCATCATCGAGAAGGGCCACGGCGTGGTCGAGCGGATGCGCGTCACCCCCGTCAGCCGTCTCGCCCTGCTGCTGGGCCGGGTGCTGCGCGACGCCACCGTCTTCCTCTTCCAGGCGGTGCTGCTGGTGCTGGCGGCGCTGGTGATGGGGTTGCGGGCACCCCTGGCCGGCGTGCTGATCGGCTTCGCCTTCGTCGCCCTGCTGACCGTCTCCCTGGCCGCTCTGTCGTACGCGCTCGCGATGCGGATCGACACCCCGCAGGGGTTCGGGCCCACGGTCAACGCCCTGACGATGCCGTCGATGCTGCTGTCGGGCCTGATGCTCCCGATGACCCTGGGCCCCGCCTGGCTGGACGTGCTGTCGCACCTGATGCCGTTCCGCTACCTGGTGGACGCGGTGCGGGACGCCTACGTCGGCGCGTACGCGACGGCCCACATGCTGTACGGCGCCCTGGTCGCCGTCGGTCTCACGGTGCTCGCCGTGACCGTGGGCACACGTGTCTTCCGCACGGCCGGGCCGTAACTAGGCTGGTGCCATGGTCAACCTGACGCGCATCTACACCCGCACCGGCGACAAG is a window from the Streptomyces capillispiralis genome containing:
- a CDS encoding ABC transporter permease; translation: MLLHDTALIYGRYLRQSLRSRFALLFGVLMPLLYLLFFGPLLTGLPLGGPGSSWQLLVPGLLLQLGLFGASFAGFSIIIEKGHGVVERMRVTPVSRLALLLGRVLRDATVFLFQAVLLVLAALVMGLRAPLAGVLIGFAFVALLTVSLAALSYALAMRIDTPQGFGPTVNALTMPSMLLSGLMLPMTLGPAWLDVLSHLMPFRYLVDAVRDAYVGAYATAHMLYGALVAVGLTVLAVTVGTRVFRTAGP